Proteins encoded in a region of the Triticum dicoccoides isolate Atlit2015 ecotype Zavitan chromosome 3A, WEW_v2.0, whole genome shotgun sequence genome:
- the LOC119268196 gene encoding PITH domain-containing protein 1-like — protein MACLHDHECGDHNCAADWSLYNHIDIPKVVALNESVAGSVKSVFKSWDQRLETSGGFLESNEGDPELLVFIPFTSDVKIKSIAVVGGADGTSPSRMRAFINREGIDFSDAQNMQPVQEWELAENLQGVLEYQTRYSRFQGVANLTLHFPDNFGGDTTKIYYIGLRGEATQNKRDVVATIVYEVMPNPSDHKTKSETGGGFSHVE, from the exons ATGGCATGCCTGCACGATCACGAGTGTGGGGATCACAACTGCGCCGCCGATTGGTCGCTCTACAATCACATCGACATCCCCAAG GTGGTGGCTCTGAACGAATCTGTGGCCGGGAGCGTCAAATCGGTCTTCAAGTCGTGGGACCAGCGCCTCGAGACTTCCGGG GGTTTTCTGGAGAGCAATGAGGGTGACCCTGAGTTACTTGTTTTCATCCC ATTTACCTCAGATGTGAAGATCAAGAGCATCGCTGTTGTTGGTGGTGCTGATGGAACAAGTCCTTCAAGAATGAGAGC ATTTATCAATAGAGAAGGTATTGACTTTTCTGATGCTCAAAACATGCAGCCTGTGCAG GAATGGGAACTGGCAGAGAATTTGCAGGGAGTTCTTGAGTATCAAACCAG GTATTCAAGGTTCCAAGGTGTGGCCAACTTAACTCTGCATTTTCCTGATAACTTCGGTGGTGATACGACTAAGATATATTACATTGGTTTGCGTGGTGAAGCTACTCAG AACAAAAGGGATGTTGTGGCCACAATTGTGTATGAAGTAATGCCCAATCCATCTGATCACAA AACAAAATCCGAGACTGGAGGTGGTTTCTCACATGTTGAGTAG